In Turicibacter sanguinis, a genomic segment contains:
- the rpmH gene encoding 50S ribosomal protein L34: MKRTWQPNKRKRAKTHGFRARMATPGGRNVLARRRKKGRKVLCA; the protein is encoded by the coding sequence ATGAAACGTACTTGGCAACCAAACAAACGTAAACGTGCAAAAACTCATGGTTTCCGCGCTCGTATGGCAACACCAGGAGGACGCAATGTTTTAGCTCGTCGTCGTAAAAAAGGTAGAAAAGTGTTATGCGCATAA
- the jag gene encoding RNA-binding cell elongation regulator Jag/EloR, whose product MKPKIFEGKVMNDILIAAKNHFHQDQQQLIINVLEEKKGIFGLGAYIKAEVSLNLDPIEEGKKYLLQLLNDFNLTGTVEIIPSKQSITFNVNSDNNGLIIGREGKTLQSIQVLTSQVVNQYTNKHLKVLVDIGSYKENQIKKLEALAKKTAKEVLHSKIDAKLDPMNAYDRRIIHNTLSDWKNIQTVSNGIEPNRYLTIKYKA is encoded by the coding sequence ATGAAACCGAAAATATTCGAAGGAAAAGTTATGAACGATATCCTCATAGCTGCAAAGAATCATTTTCATCAAGACCAACAACAATTGATTATTAATGTGCTAGAGGAGAAAAAAGGAATCTTTGGACTAGGTGCTTATATAAAAGCAGAAGTCTCTTTAAATCTTGATCCAATTGAAGAAGGAAAAAAATATCTTCTCCAATTATTAAATGATTTCAATTTAACAGGAACAGTCGAGATAATACCTAGCAAACAATCTATAACTTTTAATGTAAATAGTGATAATAATGGACTTATTATCGGCCGTGAAGGAAAAACACTTCAAAGCATTCAAGTTTTAACAAGCCAAGTTGTAAATCAATATACCAATAAACATTTAAAAGTCCTTGTGGATATCGGCTCTTATAAGGAAAATCAAATTAAAAAATTAGAAGCTCTTGCTAAGAAAACCGCAAAAGAAGTGCTTCACTCAAAGATTGATGCGAAACTTGACCCAATGAATGCTTATGATCGACGTATTATCCATAATACATTATCAGATTGGAAAAACATTCAGACAGTTTCAAATGGAATCGAGCCTAATCGATATCTTACAATCAAATATAAAGCCTAA
- the rnpA gene encoding ribonuclease P protein component, with amino-acid sequence MQKNYRIKKSSEIEQVMKNGRSKANPYFIVYKYKKTDNENFRIAISVGKKIGNAVERNKVKRYIRNVTTEHKQTIDSNYDYFVIARKGVKELDYVSFKEKLEQLYKKMDIIPK; translated from the coding sequence ATGCAAAAAAATTATCGAATCAAAAAAAGTAGTGAAATTGAACAAGTCATGAAAAATGGACGTTCAAAAGCTAATCCTTATTTCATTGTGTATAAATATAAAAAAACAGACAATGAAAACTTCAGAATTGCAATCTCAGTTGGAAAAAAAATCGGAAATGCGGTAGAACGAAATAAAGTTAAACGATATATCCGAAACGTCACAACTGAACACAAACAAACAATAGATTCTAACTATGATTACTTTGTAATCGCCCGTAAAGGCGTAAAAGAATTAGATTACGTATCATTTAAAGAAAAATTAGAGCAACTTTATAAAAAAATGGATATCATTCCAAAATAA
- the mnmE gene encoding tRNA uridine-5-carboxymethylaminomethyl(34) synthesis GTPase MnmE, protein MLQDTIAGISTAMGEGAISIIRLSGDEALDIANKIFRGKDLKSVASHTINYGFIYDPETDRKVDEVLVSVMRAPKTFTAEDIVEINCHGGILVTNKILELVLLAGARLAEPGEFTKRAFLNGRIDLAQAESIMDIIHAKSEQSLSLALNGLDGRVSRLIKEMREEILNILANIEVNIDYPEYDDVEEMTNDILLPRSIDIHEKMLKLLDTAKTGKILRDGIKTVIIGRPNVGKSSLLNQLMREEKAIVTNIAGTTRDTVEGYINIGGLTLNLIDTAGIRDTEDIVEAIGVEKSKKLINEAELVLLVLNNNEKLTADDRELLSLTNDKNRIIILNKTDLETQIERDELPNYIETSMVLEKGIEVLENQIKKMFEIGDIGAKDMTYLSNARHIAKLKQAINSINDAISAMQLGMLVDMVEIDIKNAWYSLGEIIGEDMGDSLLDELFSKFCLGK, encoded by the coding sequence ATGCTACAAGATACAATCGCTGGAATCTCTACTGCTATGGGCGAAGGAGCCATCTCAATCATTCGTTTAAGTGGAGATGAAGCCTTAGATATTGCAAATAAAATTTTTCGTGGAAAAGATTTAAAAAGTGTTGCTAGCCATACCATTAACTACGGTTTTATATATGATCCTGAAACTGACCGAAAAGTCGATGAAGTTTTAGTTTCAGTCATGCGAGCACCAAAAACATTTACGGCTGAAGATATCGTGGAAATTAACTGCCACGGGGGAATTTTAGTCACTAATAAAATACTAGAACTTGTTTTATTAGCTGGTGCACGACTTGCTGAACCTGGGGAATTCACAAAACGCGCCTTCTTAAATGGCCGTATCGATTTAGCACAAGCCGAATCAATTATGGATATCATTCATGCTAAAAGCGAACAATCTTTATCACTAGCTTTAAACGGTTTAGATGGGCGTGTTTCTCGTTTAATTAAAGAAATGCGTGAAGAAATTTTAAATATTTTAGCTAATATCGAAGTTAATATCGATTATCCTGAATATGATGATGTTGAAGAAATGACAAACGACATCTTACTTCCTCGTTCAATCGATATTCATGAAAAAATGTTAAAACTATTAGATACAGCTAAAACAGGAAAAATTCTTCGAGATGGAATTAAAACTGTCATTATCGGGCGTCCTAACGTTGGAAAATCAAGTTTACTGAATCAATTAATGCGTGAAGAAAAAGCCATCGTAACAAATATTGCAGGAACAACACGTGATACAGTTGAAGGGTATATTAATATCGGTGGATTAACATTAAATTTAATCGATACGGCTGGAATTCGTGATACAGAGGACATTGTTGAAGCTATTGGTGTTGAAAAATCAAAAAAACTAATTAACGAAGCCGAACTTGTTTTATTAGTTTTAAATAATAATGAAAAATTAACAGCCGATGATCGTGAACTATTATCATTAACAAATGATAAAAACCGTATTATCATCTTAAATAAAACAGATTTAGAGACTCAAATTGAACGAGACGAACTTCCAAACTATATTGAAACCTCTATGGTTTTAGAAAAAGGAATTGAAGTTCTAGAAAATCAAATTAAAAAAATGTTTGAAATTGGGGATATCGGAGCTAAAGATATGACTTATTTATCAAATGCCCGTCATATTGCTAAACTAAAACAAGCCATTAATTCAATTAACGATGCCATTTCAGCTATGCAGTTAGGAATGCTTGTGGATATGGTTGAAATTGATATTAAAAATGCATGGTATTCACTTGGTGAAATTATCGGAGAAGATATGGGAGATTCATTACTCGATGAACTCTTCAGTAAATTCTGCTTAGGAAAATAA